From the genome of Rhizobium oryzihabitans:
ATCACGCATTCCGCGCCCTGTTCCTTTGCCATCGCCGCGACGGCCTCAGTGTGCTCGTTGCCGGACGATGCGTCGGCTTCCGAGACGTTGCAGACATAAAGCACCGGGTGCGACGTCAGAAGGTTGAGGCCTTTGAGGATTTCGATCTCCTCGGCCGCCAGCGTCTTCAAAAGCAGGCGTGCCGGCTTTCCGTCGTTGAGCAGCGCGATGACGGCTTCCATGACAGGCAGCTGGGCGAGGGATTCCTTGTCCTTGCTGCTGGCGCGCTTGCGGGTCTGCTCGACGCGGCGTTCCAGGCTTTCAAGGTCGGCGAGCATCAGCTCCGTCTCGATCGTGTCGGCATCGCCGACCGGATTGATGCGGCCTTCCACGTGGGTGATATCGTCGTCTTCGAAGCAGCGCAGCACGTGCACGACAGCATCGACTTCGCGGATATTGGCCAGGAACTTGTTGCCGAGACCTTCACCCTTCGATGCGCCGCGCACCAGGCCGGCAATGTCCACGAAGGAAATGCGGGTCGGAATGATTTCCTTCGATCCGGCGATGGCTGCAAGCTGCTGCATGCGCGGGTCCGGCACGGCCACTTCGCCGGTGTTGGGCTCGATGGTGCAGAAGGGATAGTTGGCGGCCTGTGCGGCCGCCGTTTTCGTCAGCGCGTTGAAGAGGGTGGACTTGCCGACATTTGGCAATCCAACGATACCGCATTTGAAGCCCATGGCTTGAAACCTGTCCGTTTGAAAGAATTCGTTGAGGAGCCTTTTGCGGAAAGGGCCGGGCAAGGTCAAGCCCGCGGGCCGATTTGGGCGGGCAAAGCCCTGCGAATGGTGCGGAATTTCGCGCGGATGCGGCGCCGGGGTTGTCGATGCTGCGGTTGCGGCGCAATATGTATCGGTCGAGCAACCGATCTTTCGTCATCAACGGGGATTTTCCCCATGGGCTACAATTGAGTGACAATCACGGGCGACAATGATGAGTGACAGTCCTGTCGATCTCAAACCGAAACCGAAAGTCAAACCCAAGCTGGAACGGCCGAAACTTTACAAGGTCATCCTGCTGAATGACGATTATACGCCACGCGAATTCGTGACCGTGGTGCTGAAGGCCGTGTTCCGCATGAGCGAGGACACCGGCCATCGCGTGATGATGACGGCGCATCGTTTCGGCAGCGCGGTCGTCGTGGTCTGCGAACGCGATATTGCCGAGACCAAGGCCAAGGAGGCGACCGATCTTGGCAAGGAAGCCGGGTTTCCGCTGATGTTCACCACGGAGCCGGAGGAGTGAGCTCTTTTATGGCGCAGCGGCAGGCTGATGTGTTCCCTGTTCACCGCACTCCCGGCCGCTCCTCATTCCTGTGCTTGTCACAGGAATCCAGCCAGCCCAAGTCTTTGGGCTGAAAAGAGTCGCCCCGCCGCACAGACGTGCGTCGACTGGATTCCTGTGACAAGCACAGGAATGAGGGAGTGAGGAGCAATTGCAGGTCAATTAATATGCAGTGCTACGGCCTAGTCCCGCCGCACCTGAAAGCCCGTCTTGTTCTGCACAAAGCCGCAGCTTTCGTAAAAGGCCTGAACCTCGGGACGCTGGCGGCCAGTCAGCAGCATTACCTTGTAGCAATTTGCGGCAAAGGCCACCTCGATGGCATGGCGTACAACCGCGCGGCCATATCCCCGGCCGCGATGGCTCGCCAATGTCACCACATTTTCGATGAGGGCATAGGGGCGGGCGGAGCGCGTCAGGTTTGGAACCACCAGAAGCGTGGCCGTCGCGACGGGTTCTCCGCCCTCCGTTGCCAGAAACACGGTAAGGCCAGGTTGGCCGAGCATTGCGTTGAAAGCGGTTCTTGCCTCTTGTGCCGTCAGTTGCGGGTCGGATGGATTGAGCGCCTGGTAAAGTTCAAGCAAGCCGGGCAGATCGGCGGAGTCCGCCTCGCGCAGGGTGATGGTTGCTGAGGACATGCGCGATCTAGTCCTTCTTGCCGAACATCCGCTTCAGCATTTCGGCCATGGGTCCGGTTTCCGGCAGCTTTTTCGGCTGGGCGCTATTGCGTGCCTGATGGATGTGGGATTGCGCGGCGGGCTTGGCAGCTTTTGCCGGTTTTTCAGCTTCCGGCTTGCTGCCGGTGGCAAGCGCCAGCTTGTTCATTAGCTGCGAATCCTCTGATTTCACCAGCATGGCGGCATTGTCGGCAATGGCGTCCAGCAGCGGCTCCAGCCAGACCCGGTCGGACTTGGCAAAATCGCCGAGCACATGGCCATGCACGCGCTCCTTGTCGCCGGGATGGCCAATGCCGAGACGCAGACGGCGGTATTCCTTGCCGCAATGGGCATCGAGCGACTTCAGGCCGTTATGACCGCCATGGCCGCCGCCCGTCTTGATGCGCGCGCGGCCGGCGGGGAGATCGAGTTCGTCATGGATGGCGATGATGTCCGCCGGGGCGAGCTTGAAGAAGCGCATGGCTTCGCCGACGGATTCGCCGGAAAGGTTCATATAGGTGAGCGGCTTCATCAGCAGAACTTTCTCGCCGCCGATCTCGCCTTCGGAAATCTCCGCCTTGAACTTTCTCGCCCAGGGCGAGAAGGAGGGCAGGCGCTGTAGCGCATCGACGGCCATGAAACCGATGTTGTGGCGGTTTCCCGCATATTGCGAGCCGGGATTACCGAGTCCTGCGATGATCTTCATGGAGCATGTCCGCGTTTTGCCTGACGATGCTGTTGTCACCACCCCGAAATCCGTCGGCTGTCAATCATTTTATGAGTTTATGGAGACACTGAAAGGTGTTCAGGGGCTGACGAGTTTGTAGCGGTCGAATATGCGCTGTTGTGTTCCATCGGCGATCAGCCTGTCCAGCCGGGCCTGCAATTTCGCAATGACCGCGTCGGGCACGCTTTTGTTGCAGGCAAGACCCAGCTGTTGCCGCGTGAAGGTTATCACTTCCTTGAATGTGTCGGCGGGCAGGCTTTTGAAGGTGCTCTCCGACATGGGCATCAGGTCGATTCTTCCTGCTCTCAGCTTGTGAAGCGTGATCTGGAAGTCCGCACCGACATCCACCTGCGGGAAACCGAGCCTTTCCAGAAGGGCTTCGGTATAGTCGCCGCGCTGGGTGCCGACCCGGTATTTCTTGGCGTCCTCAAGGCTTGAAACATCGATATTCGCCTCGCGACGCGCCACAAGAATGTTGCGGTCGCTGTGGATCGGCGAGACCCATTTGAAGAGCTTTTCGCGTTCGGCGGTTCTTGCCGTGGCGAAGACGCAATGCATGGGCTGCATCGTCGCCATGGCGATTGCCCGCGCCCAGGGCATGACGGTGACCTCGTAATCGGTGCCGGTTTCCTCAAGCACGATCTTGAGCTGTTCTATATAGACGCCACGTACGCTGCCATCGCTCGCCTGCAGATTGTAGGGCGGGTAGACCTCGGTCGTCAGGAAAAGCTTGGCCGCACAGGCCGGATTGGCGAAAGCAAGAAAGACCAGACAAAAGCGGATCAATCCCATCATCGCTCCCACCGGCTCACGCTTGCCGCGCTACGGGGCGGCTTGCTTCCGAAGCCGCGTCCAATGCGTCCATCACTCTTTCGATGGGTTGCGGGCGTGCAAAGAGATAGCCCTGTCCGTAATCCGCACCGATCTCCGTCAGAAGTTCCTTCTGCTCTGCCGTCTCGACGCCCTCGGCAATGACTGCGCAGTTCATCTTGTGGGAAATGGCGGCAATGCCCTCGACCAGCATGCGGTTGCGCTGCCTTATCTCAATCGCGTCGTCGCAGATGGAGCGGGTGAAGGACTGGTCGATCTTGACTATATCGACCGGAAAACGGCTGAGATAGCTGAGCGAGGAATAACCCGTGCCGAAATCGTCCAGCGCGATGCGGCAGCCTAGCTGATGAATGGCGTTGAGGATCGCCCGGATTTGCGGGTCGTCCTTCATGATGACGGCTTCGGTTATCTCGATGACCAGCCGTTTGGGAAGAATGCCGTGTCGATGCAGCACGCCGGCGATCCGCGTCGGCAATCCCGGTTCGAACTGCAGCGGCGAAAAATTCACCGCCACATAGGTGTGCTCCATGCCGGGCAGGAGCGACAACCTGGCAAGATTGGCAATCGACTGATCGAGGATGACATTGCCGATGCGATTGATGGTGCCGTTTTCTTCCGCAAGGCTGATGATGGCGGCGGGGGAGAGCAGACCTTTTTCCGGGTGGTTGAGACGCAAAAGCGCCTCGAAGCCGGCCGTCCTGCCGCTTGCAAGATCCTGAATAGGCTGGAAATACGCCTCGAACCAGTTTTCGGAAAGCGCCTGCGCGATATCCCGTTCCAGCTCCGCATGTTCGCGCGCCCGGTCCATGATCGAACTGTCGAAAATCTGTGAGCCGTTCCTGCCCGTTCTTTTGCGGCTATACATGGCCATGTCGGCATTCTGCAGCAGTTCGGAGGCACTGGAGGCGTGCAGAGGGTAAATCGCCATGCCGATGCTGGCGCTGAGACGGATGCTGTTGTTTTCGATCTCGAAGGGCGTGTCCAGCATGGTGCAGATGCGCTCGCAGAATTGCAGGGCGCGCTCTTCCACCTTGTCGCCGGCAAGCAGAATGGCGAATTCATCGCCGCCCAGACGTGACGCGCTGTCCAGCGGCGTCAGCAGGGGTTCGAGTTTCATCGTGAATTCGCGGAGTACCGCATCGCCCGCCGCATGACCGAGATTGTCGTTGATCGCCTTGAACCGGTCGAGGTCGATGAACAGGCACGCCAGTTCGCTGCCGTTTTTGTCCGCGTCGCGGATCTGCAGGTCGAGAATTGCCTCGAAGCCCTGGCGATTGAAAAGACCGGTCAGATGATCGGAAATGGCCTGCTGACGGTTACGTTTCTCCGACTGGCGCAGTTCGGTCACATCCGTCATGACGCAGAGGCAGGTGCTCTGCTGCGTGGCATCGCCGGAATCGAGGGCTTTTTCGAGGATGAGGGCGTCCATGGCATCGCCATCCATGCAATGGAAGCGAACAGTGATGCCCGTATGCGGCGCGTCCGGCGACTGCTGGGCTGCCTTGCGCCTCTGGAACAGGGGGCGATCATCCGGGTGGATGAGATCGACGAAATTCAGGCCGAGTATTTTCGCCCGGTCGTAACCGGTCGCCTGCACCCAGTAGTCGCTGACGGCGGCAATCCGGTCGTGCCTGTCGAGCGAGAACAGCATGGCGGGCGTGCGGTTGTAGATTTCGGTTTTCCGCTCATGGGCGTTCTTGATCTCCAGCTCTTCCTTTTCGAGCTGGGTCTGCATCTCGTTGAAGCTTTTGGCCAGCCGACCGATCTCGTCCTTGGACCGCCAGTCGACATGGTGGCGCGAGCCTAGACGTCGTGTCGCCTCTATGGCGGCCGTGAGTCGCATCAGCGGGCGGATGACCATGAAACGGTTGCCGGCGATGGCCGCAAGAACCATGGTGACAATGGCGAGGATGAAAATCGTGATGAAGGACAATTCGGTGCGGCTGAGAGAGGTCAGCAGGCTGACGTCGTCATAATAGATCGTCAGTTGCCCGACCGTAACGGACCCCTTCGTGGTCTTGTAGGTCACTTCGCGTATCGTCGAAGAGGCATCCTGAATGATGTCGCTGCCGGCTGTCTGGACGATATCGAGCTGGCCGGAGGTATCCTTGACCTCGACCATCTTGATCATGGGGTCGGAAACGAGGGTTCCGGTGATCTGGTTTATCGTGTCGTCGTCGAGATCCCATAGGGGACGGGCAAGCGCCTGAGAATTTGTCGACAGCAGGATTTCAAGATGATTACGCTGGCTGCGAACGGCCTCATGATAGGAGAGCGTGAGCAAAAGCGTGAATAGCGGAGCGACCACTGTAAGAAGTGCGCCGGAAACAATCGCGATGAAGCGGCTTTCGACGGAATGAGCCATGTTCGACTGCAGTTACCCTTTGCCCCTGAATTACTGCGTCCCGTTTTTCCACCCGTCCGGTGGTTTTACGAAAACGCAGGGTCATCGTTTCATGGAATTGTTAATCGACGCTGAAACAGGCCCGGCATCATGTGCGGGGCAGAAGGGTTTCTGTCTTTAAAGTTCATAAAAACTAAAAAGCCCGTTCCGAAAACGGAACGGGCTTCAATATTCAAAGCTGTCGGGCCTTGCGGCCGCCGATTATTCCTCGGAAGCTTCTTCGGTCGTTTCTTCTGCAACGCCGCCAGCCGGAGCGACGATCGTTGCGATCGTGAAGTCACGGTCAGCGATGACAGGCGTGATGTTCTTCGGCAGCTTCACATTCGAAATGTGAACGTTGTCGCCGATCTTCAGACCAGCGAGATCAACCGTGATGAACTCCGGAATGTCGTTGGCCGGGCAGTGGAATTCCACCGTGTGGCGAACGATGTTCAGAACGCCGCCGATCTTGATGTCCGACTTTTCTTCGTTGACGAAGTGAACCGGAACTTCAACGTTGACGAGCGTGTTGCCCGAAACGCGCAGGAAGTCGACATGCATGGTGAAGTCGCGGACCGGATCAAGCTGGTAGTCCTTCGGGAGAACCTTGATCTTCTTGCCGTCGACGTCAATGATCGCAACCGTCGTCATGAAACCGCCGGCGTGGATACGCTTGGTGACTTCGTTGGTCGACAGGGCGATGGAAATGGGGGCCTGCTTGTCACCATAGATGACAGCGGGAATCAAACCGTTGCGGCGAAGTTCACGAGAGGACCCCTTACCAACTCGTTCGCGCGCCTCGGCCTTGAGCTCATACGATTCTTTGCTCATGGCAATTCCTTTCGAGGTTATATGGAGAGTTCACGCCAAACAGAGCGGCCTGAACTGGAGAGGCTTTGAAGCCATCCCGCCCGCGTTGCCTCCAAGGGTGTCTACACGGGTGCGGGCGCTATAATACAAACGGGACATAAAGACAAGGGCCGCGTCTTCACCGGAATATCATGCTTTGATTTAATTAGATTATTCTAATTCAAGCATATGGTGAAAGTTTTAATCTATGCTTATCCATGCATATAAACCGGCTGCAAACTTGGCAAATGATAAAGCGTTCCGGAATTCCAATTGTGTAGATGACAATGCTCAAAGTTCTGCAATGCCTCGCCGTCGATCACGACTATCGATATACCGCCGCAGCGGTCTTCGTCTGCATGCTCGGAAGCTTCGTTACAATGCGTCTTTTTTCGAGGGCGCGTCTGGCAACGGGGGTACAGAAGATCAACTGGCTGTTTCTAGCGGGTGTGAATGGCGGCGCGGCGATATGGACGACCCATTTCGTGGCGATGCTGGGTTATGTCGCTGCCGGTGACGTGGGTTACGACCCCTATCTGACGGGGCTGTCGCTGCTCATCGCCATTGTGACCACGACCGCCGGTTTCGGCATTTCCGCCTATGGCGGACGTAGCGTGCTGGTGGAAGCGGGCGGGATGATACTCGGCCTCGGCATTGCCGCCATGCATTATACCGGCATGGCTGCCTACAATGTTCAGGGCATGATTTTCTGGAGCCAGGCCTATGTCATCGCCTCGCTGGTGCTGGGTGCGGTGCTGGGCGCTGTCGCGATCAATCGGGTCGCACGCCCGGTCAACTGGTTCTGCCAGTACAGCGCGGTCACCTTCCTCATCCTCGCCATCGCCTCGATGCATTATACCGGCATGGCCTCGATGTCGTTCGCGTTTGATCCGCGCATCGTCATTTCGGAAAATCTTCTGCCGCCGGCGGTCATGGGTGGGGGGGCCATTGCAGTCACGCTGCTGTTGCTGGCGCTCGGACTTTCCACCTATGTCATCGATGCCCAGTCCACCCAGCAGGCTGTTGCTCGCTATCGCCACCTTTCGCTGCATGATCCGCTGACGGGCATTCCCAACCGGGCGGCCTTTATCGAGCATCTCAATCGCCGCACGCGTCATGTTTCCATGGGTGCGCATACCGCACTTCTGTCGATCGATCTCGACCGTTTCAAGGAGATCAACGACGTGCATGGTCATGCGGCGGGTGATGCCGTGCTGCGCGCCATTGCCGACCGGGCGAGTTCCGTACTGAAAGCCGGAGAATTTCTGGCGCGCATGGGCGGCGACGAGTTCGTGGCGATGACCCATTCCTATTATACCCGCGCCGACGGTGCGGAATTTGCCCAACGTCTGATCGAGCAGATCAGCAGGCCGGTCGAATGGAGCGGGCAGACATTCTGCGTGGGTGCGAGCGTTGGCATATCGGTGCGCAACACCAGCGCCATTGACGCCGATACGCTGATGGCGCAGGCCGACGTCGCCATGTACCGCGCAAAAAGCGGGACGTCGGATACGATCTGCTTTTACGACAAATCCATGGATGAGGCCGCCCGCGAGCGCAACGTCCTTGCGATCGCCATGCGCAGCGGCCTCGCCAATAACGAATTCGAGCTTTATTATCAGCAGCAGAACGACACCAGAAGCGGCAGCATTGTCGGTTTCGAGGCGCTTTTGCGCTGGAACCGACCGGAGCGCGGCATGGTATCACCTGCCGAATTCATTCCGATCGCCGAACAGACCGGATTCATCGTTGACTTGGGCGAATGGGTTCTGCGGGAAGCCTGCGCGCAGGCGGCTCTCTGGAAGAAATCGCTTTCCATCGCCGTCAATGTCGCGCCGCAGCAGCTTGCGGACAATGATTTCCCCGAAAAGGTCGAGAGAATTCTCGCTGATACGGGGCTTGCGCCGGAAAGGCTCGAACTGGAAATCACGGAAGGCAGCATTATCGCCGACCATCGCCACGCGCTCGTCACCATCCGCAAACTCAAGGCGCTCGGCGTCAAGATCGCCATGGATGACTACGGCACAGGCTATTCTTCCCTGTCCACCCTGCAAAGCTTCCCTTTCGACAAGATCAAGATCGACCGTGCCTTCATCGATGGCCTGTCGACCAACCTACAGTCGGAGGCAATTGTCCGCTCGACGCTCATTCTCGCGCACAGCCTCAATATCCCGGTGCTGGCGGAAGGGGTGGAGACCAAGGCCCATATCGAATTCCTGCGTCGCGAAGGTTGCCTGCAAGTGCAGGGCTTCTTCTTTGGCCGGCCGGGGCCTTTGACCTCTATCGCCAATCTCGTTGACGACACCTTCCTGACGGTGGATGACGAGCCGGAAATCGCAGCCGGCCGGCGTTACTTCAAGGCTGTCTGATCGTCCGGCGCAGCCCGCGGTTGCGCCGGGGAGTAACGGTCGCGAAGTTTTTAGTTGAAACGTGAACGCTTCCAGCGCACCATCGCCGAAAAGCTTTGGGAGGAGCGAATGCCGACAGACATCGCCCATGCAGAACGCGTGTATGAGACCGCGCGACAGCGTTCCGCAGCCGCAAGTTCACCGATTATCGCTTCATGGCGCCGTTGCATGGTCAAGCATCGTCTTGCGCCCGAAGAAAATCGCAAGCCCATCTTCTTGAGCGAGTTCGAATTTCGCCGCGCCCGCGAAAGTGCAGCCGGCCTGATTGCCGAAAGCACTGATGAACTCGACCGTATTTTTCACAGCGTCGGCAAGTCCGGCTGCTGCCTGCTTTTGACCGATGCGCAGGGCGTTGCGCTGGAACGCCGGGGTGCCGCCGGCGACGACCGTGATTTTCGCGCGCTCGGACTCTGGTCCGGCGCTGTCTGGAGCGAGGCGAGCGTCGGCACCAACGGTATCGGCACGGCGCTCGTCGACGAGCGTTCGGTGGTGGTCTATCGCGATCAGCACTTCTTCACATCGAATACCGAGCTTTGCTGCACCACCGCGCCGATCCGCGACCATACCGGCAGAGTGACGGGCGCGCTCGATATTTCCACCTGCCGTGACGACATCAACGAGATGACCTTCTCCTTCGTCACCCAGGCGGTGAGGGATGCGGCACAACGCATTGAGGGCAATCTTTTCCGCCGAGCCTTTCCCGGTGCGCGCATCGTCGTGGTGCCGACGAGCTTTGGTGCTGCCCTTTCGCTGCTTGCCGTGGATCAGGACGATCTCGTTCTGGGGGCAACACGTGCGGCACGTCTTGCGCTGAAGCTCGATGACCATGTCATCGCGCAGGGGGTACCTGCCGCCGATATTTTGCAGGAACAGCGCCACGACGGCGGTTCCGACCTTGCGGAAGCGGAGCGTTCGGCGTTGCGCCGCGTTCTTTCGCGCACGAATGGCAATGTCACGCAGGCCGCATCCCTGCTCGGCATCAGCCGGGCCACACTTCACCGCAAGATGAAGAAGCTTGCCGTGCATTGAGAGCAGAACCCTTGAAATAGAGGGTTCTGGCTGAATTCGAGCATCATTTCAGGCGAAAAACGGCTCGATTGGCTGCCAGACCGATCTGTCGCGCGGGTTTGTCGCAGATGTGAGACAATGTGCGATGCGGAACCACGCCGCCCCACTACCCGCCGTTGCCATCTAGGCCCACCTTCCTCCCATGCGGTCCGTCGCGGACCGTTTTCATCAGGGAGGATGAAATCATGAATATTCAGGTTCAGCAGAAAGCCGGCGAAGCGCCCTTCAAGCTGAAATACGGCAACTACATCGGCGGCAAGTGGGTGGAACCGAAATCCGGCCGCTACATGGACAATCTTTCACCGGTGACGGGTCACAAGATCTGCGAGGTTCCGCGTTCCGATGCGGCCGATATCGAGCTGGCACTGGATGCGGCCCACAAGGCACGCGAAAAATGGGGCAAGACGAGTGTAACGGAACGCTCCAACATCCTGCTCAGGATCGCCCAGCGCATCGAGGATAATCTCGACCTCATCGCGCGGGCCGAAACCTGGGATAACGGCAAGCCGCTGCGTGAAACCACCAATGCGGATATTCCGCTGACGATCGACCATTTCCGTTATTTCGCGGGCTGCATCCGCGCACAGGAAGGCACGATCGGCGAAATCGACAACGACACGGTTGCCTATCATTTCCATGAACCGCTCGGCGTTGTCGGCCAGATCATACCGTGGAACTTCCCGATCCTGATGGCCGCCTGGAAACTCGCGCCCGCTCTTGCCGCCGGCAATTGCGTCGTGCTGAAGCCGGCCGAACAGACGCCTGCCTCCATTCTGGTTGTCATGGAGCTTATCGAAGAT
Proteins encoded in this window:
- a CDS encoding 50S ribosomal protein L25/general stress protein Ctc, with product MSKESYELKAEARERVGKGSSRELRRNGLIPAVIYGDKQAPISIALSTNEVTKRIHAGGFMTTVAIIDVDGKKIKVLPKDYQLDPVRDFTMHVDFLRVSGNTLVNVEVPVHFVNEEKSDIKIGGVLNIVRHTVEFHCPANDIPEFITVDLAGLKIGDNVHISNVKLPKNITPVIADRDFTIATIVAPAGGVAEETTEEASEE
- a CDS encoding putative bifunctional diguanylate cyclase/phosphodiesterase, with amino-acid sequence MAHSVESRFIAIVSGALLTVVAPLFTLLLTLSYHEAVRSQRNHLEILLSTNSQALARPLWDLDDDTINQITGTLVSDPMIKMVEVKDTSGQLDIVQTAGSDIIQDASSTIREVTYKTTKGSVTVGQLTIYYDDVSLLTSLSRTELSFITIFILAIVTMVLAAIAGNRFMVIRPLMRLTAAIEATRRLGSRHHVDWRSKDEIGRLAKSFNEMQTQLEKEELEIKNAHERKTEIYNRTPAMLFSLDRHDRIAAVSDYWVQATGYDRAKILGLNFVDLIHPDDRPLFQRRKAAQQSPDAPHTGITVRFHCMDGDAMDALILEKALDSGDATQQSTCLCVMTDVTELRQSEKRNRQQAISDHLTGLFNRQGFEAILDLQIRDADKNGSELACLFIDLDRFKAINDNLGHAAGDAVLREFTMKLEPLLTPLDSASRLGGDEFAILLAGDKVEERALQFCERICTMLDTPFEIENNSIRLSASIGMAIYPLHASSASELLQNADMAMYSRKRTGRNGSQIFDSSIMDRAREHAELERDIAQALSENWFEAYFQPIQDLASGRTAGFEALLRLNHPEKGLLSPAAIISLAEENGTINRIGNVILDQSIANLARLSLLPGMEHTYVAVNFSPLQFEPGLPTRIAGVLHRHGILPKRLVIEITEAVIMKDDPQIRAILNAIHQLGCRIALDDFGTGYSSLSYLSRFPVDIVKIDQSFTRSICDDAIEIRQRNRMLVEGIAAISHKMNCAVIAEGVETAEQKELLTEIGADYGQGYLFARPQPIERVMDALDAASEASRPVARQA
- the pth gene encoding aminoacyl-tRNA hydrolase — encoded protein: MKIIAGLGNPGSQYAGNRHNIGFMAVDALQRLPSFSPWARKFKAEISEGEIGGEKVLLMKPLTYMNLSGESVGEAMRFFKLAPADIIAIHDELDLPAGRARIKTGGGHGGHNGLKSLDAHCGKEYRRLRLGIGHPGDKERVHGHVLGDFAKSDRVWLEPLLDAIADNAAMLVKSEDSQLMNKLALATGSKPEAEKPAKAAKPAAQSHIHQARNSAQPKKLPETGPMAEMLKRMFGKKD
- the clpS gene encoding ATP-dependent Clp protease adapter ClpS, with the translated sequence MSDSPVDLKPKPKVKPKLERPKLYKVILLNDDYTPREFVTVVLKAVFRMSEDTGHRVMMTAHRFGSAVVVVCERDIAETKAKEATDLGKEAGFPLMFTTEPEE
- a CDS encoding helix-turn-helix domain-containing protein, translated to MPTDIAHAERVYETARQRSAAASSPIIASWRRCMVKHRLAPEENRKPIFLSEFEFRRARESAAGLIAESTDELDRIFHSVGKSGCCLLLTDAQGVALERRGAAGDDRDFRALGLWSGAVWSEASVGTNGIGTALVDERSVVVYRDQHFFTSNTELCCTTAPIRDHTGRVTGALDISTCRDDINEMTFSFVTQAVRDAAQRIEGNLFRRAFPGARIVVVPTSFGAALSLLAVDQDDLVLGATRAARLALKLDDHVIAQGVPAADILQEQRHDGGSDLAEAERSALRRVLSRTNGNVTQAASLLGISRATLHRKMKKLAVH
- a CDS encoding putative bifunctional diguanylate cyclase/phosphodiesterase, producing MLKVLQCLAVDHDYRYTAAAVFVCMLGSFVTMRLFSRARLATGVQKINWLFLAGVNGGAAIWTTHFVAMLGYVAAGDVGYDPYLTGLSLLIAIVTTTAGFGISAYGGRSVLVEAGGMILGLGIAAMHYTGMAAYNVQGMIFWSQAYVIASLVLGAVLGAVAINRVARPVNWFCQYSAVTFLILAIASMHYTGMASMSFAFDPRIVISENLLPPAVMGGGAIAVTLLLLALGLSTYVIDAQSTQQAVARYRHLSLHDPLTGIPNRAAFIEHLNRRTRHVSMGAHTALLSIDLDRFKEINDVHGHAAGDAVLRAIADRASSVLKAGEFLARMGGDEFVAMTHSYYTRADGAEFAQRLIEQISRPVEWSGQTFCVGASVGISVRNTSAIDADTLMAQADVAMYRAKSGTSDTICFYDKSMDEAARERNVLAIAMRSGLANNEFELYYQQQNDTRSGSIVGFEALLRWNRPERGMVSPAEFIPIAEQTGFIVDLGEWVLREACAQAALWKKSLSIAVNVAPQQLADNDFPEKVERILADTGLAPERLELEITEGSIIADHRHALVTIRKLKALGVKIAMDDYGTGYSSLSTLQSFPFDKIKIDRAFIDGLSTNLQSEAIVRSTLILAHSLNIPVLAEGVETKAHIEFLRREGCLQVQGFFFGRPGPLTSIANLVDDTFLTVDDEPEIAAGRRYFKAV
- a CDS encoding substrate-binding periplasmic protein, whose amino-acid sequence is MGLIRFCLVFLAFANPACAAKLFLTTEVYPPYNLQASDGSVRGVYIEQLKIVLEETGTDYEVTVMPWARAIAMATMQPMHCVFATARTAEREKLFKWVSPIHSDRNILVARREANIDVSSLEDAKKYRVGTQRGDYTEALLERLGFPQVDVGADFQITLHKLRAGRIDLMPMSESTFKSLPADTFKEVITFTRQQLGLACNKSVPDAVIAKLQARLDRLIADGTQQRIFDRYKLVSP
- a CDS encoding GNAT family N-acetyltransferase — encoded protein: MSSATITLREADSADLPGLLELYQALNPSDPQLTAQEARTAFNAMLGQPGLTVFLATEGGEPVATATLLVVPNLTRSARPYALIENVVTLASHRGRGYGRAVVRHAIEVAFAANCYKVMLLTGRQRPEVQAFYESCGFVQNKTGFQVRRD
- the ychF gene encoding redox-regulated ATPase YchF encodes the protein MGFKCGIVGLPNVGKSTLFNALTKTAAAQAANYPFCTIEPNTGEVAVPDPRMQQLAAIAGSKEIIPTRISFVDIAGLVRGASKGEGLGNKFLANIREVDAVVHVLRCFEDDDITHVEGRINPVGDADTIETELMLADLESLERRVEQTRKRASSKDKESLAQLPVMEAVIALLNDGKPARLLLKTLAAEEIEILKGLNLLTSHPVLYVCNVSEADASSGNEHTEAVAAMAKEQGAECVIISAAIEAEVAQLPADEAEEFLSALGLTEAGLDRLIRAGYHLLDLITYFTVGPKETRAWTIVRGTKAPAAAGVIHTDFERGFIRAFTIGFDDYIAYKGEVGAKEAGKGRDEGKEYVVQDGDVIHFRFNT